The window CGCTCATGGCGGTCAGCGCCACGGCGCCGAGAAGTGTGATTGTTTTCATTTTACTACTCCTTACAGCGGGTATCAGGGAGGGTGAATGCGGTCGACGAGCGCGTATGGCGGTTGAGCCGGATCGGGTACGGCACCAGTGATAATGAAACGATTATTTTCACGAAATGTAAAATAAGAAAAATAATATTCTTTGATGGGTGAGGCGATAGTTTTTATTAAAGTGATATAAATAATTGAAAATTAACGATTAATTATTTTTTTGTTACAGCTGTGTGAGTTATTTAGCTCAGATCAGTGGTCTTGATCAGCAAAAAAATGCGGCGTATAAGATTTCGAACTATCTAAGCCTGATAGAGAAATTTTCAGATTGGCGCTTTCAGGATTGTCTGTGAAGCCATTGATGTTCTCCCCACAAAAAGAGCAATACGGATGAGCAAAGTGAGAAAGGGAAGGGTGTTGGTCGCGTTGGCTATCGCTTCTTCGGCGACGTCGGTGCTCGCGGATGGCCATTTACTGGCGGTGGGGGGCATGTTGAGGGCTAGCAATTTGCCCGTGTATCACAAGTTCGTGGATCTGGCGGGCGGGGCTGGCGCGGCAAAGATTGTGATTTTCCCCACCGCCAGTGGCAGCCTGGGTTCGAGCAAACGCTTTCAAGCCGAGCTGGTGGCATTGGGTGTGCCGGCTTCGCACGTCACGATTGCGTCGATCGATAGCAAAAACTACGCGCAAACCATGAATAATCCCGAGGCCGTCAAACCGATCACTGAGGCAAGCGCTGTATGGTTTGTGGGCGGGGACCAAGCGAGAATTGCCAAAGCGCTGTTTAACGCCGATGGAAGTGATTCGCTGGCGATGCAAGCAGTGCGCAAGGTGTATGAGCAGGGCGGAGTCATCGGTGGCACGAGCGCGGGCGCAAGTATTCTCGGCGCGCAGATGCCGACGGCTTACGGGGTTGTCATGGATACGCTGGACTTTGGTGTAGCGAAGTCTGCCGGGCAGCGTGGTGCGGCATTGCTCAAAGGCTCTGGCTTGTTCAAGGCCGGGATAATCGATCAGCACCTGGATCAGCTCGAAGAGACCAGTACCGGGCGAGCCGCGCGCATGGCTAGTTATCTGGTGGGCGATCAGCGTGGCAAGGGGTTCGGGTTGGATACTAACACTGCCATGTGGGTAAAGCCTGACGGTCAGATCGAGGTTATTGGCGAAGGTTATTTGACAGTGATGGACGCCAGCCATGCAACCAAGCAGTTCGGCATCTACGGTACTGAATTGCATAACGTGCAGCTCGCGATGCTTGGCAACGGCGATCACTACAACCTTTCGACAAATGCAGTCTCACCGGCTGAAGGCAAGGAGGTCATCAAGCCGGGCGATGAATACTTGGCAGGTAACCAACTGATCACGGACTTATCTGCTGTGGCAGCGATGCGTCGGGCAGTGCTGTATGGTTTGGCGGATAACACAGCTACGCGTCAGTCGGGTTTGATGACTCGATACAATCCTTCCAATGGATACCATTACGGGTATCGGTTTGATTTCACCAAGGCCCCAGGTTTTGTTGCTCACAGCAAGACTTATGACTCATTGACCAACTACACCGCCCAGGGCGTGAGTCTGGATGTCACGCCGGTTGACGCGTGGTTGAGTCCTCCACAAAAAAATCTGCCCACCGACATCCCGGCGAATCAAGCATCCGATGCGGTGCGAGCGGTGGTTTTTCGCGGGCTCATGACCTGTAACGAGGCCAATGCCTTTGAGCCGGCCCGTGCCATTACCCGAGGGGAGTTAGCCAACACGTTGCAGATGACCTTGGCCGGTGAAATGAAGGTCGACAAGCGAACAGTCTTCACTGATCTGCCGGCGGATTCCCCTTTGTCTGATCAAGTCGGGATCGTGGTTTCCAATGGCTGGATGAAAAGTGGACCAGCGTTCGAAGCGAACAAACCGGTCACCCGGGAAGAGTGGGTTGAAGCCGCCAAAGTTTTGGTAGCTCAAGGTCGCGTAACAACGGTGGTGTCTGATTCGCATAAGGGCGCGACCGTGCGCCGTGATGAAGTGGCCGAACTGATCTCCCGGGCTTACGGCCTTGGAGACAAATCTTGAAGTCGGCTGTGATTCGGCTGCGCAGTCCATGCGCGCTGGCTAAATGAAGTGATTCCGATGCCCCTCGACCAGATTGAGATTTTCGCGCTCTCTAACCTGTTTGCTGGTGAAGAAATAGGTTCGGCTTCGGCTAAGAGTGATAGCCCAATGTTTCGAGTGATTGCGCGCGAGAAAACCAACGCTGGCTTTTACTCGATCATTCAGTGTTCGCTAGAGGGGCGATTGGCAATTGAAGTGAAGGAGCGGTGCTGGACATTCGATCATGCTTCGCTGAGTCAGCGGGGCGTTTTTGTCTGTTGGTCCGATGACAACCAGGCTTTGTGTTTGGAAGCATTCAGTTGTTCGGGTGGATGGCCTGATGTGCTTTTGCCCCAGCAATTGCGTCTCGTGAGCTGCGCCTAGAGCAGACTTCATCGGCAAGCATGTCGATACATCAGGCGCTAACCTCGCGACCTAAGAGGCTCAAGCACTTAGGCAAAGAAAAGCCCGCGTGGGGAGCGCGGGCTAAAGGATTTATAAGGAGCAGAGATCAACGTATCAGATGCGGGTGAAAAATCTGTGAATCAAGCGTATCTGTTACTTTCCAATAACAGGCCGCTGCCCGTCGGTGAACCTCATGGCAGCTATTTCAAGTTTATTTTGCCGCCTTCTCAATCAGGTTAGCCACGGCCTTTGGATTGGACACCATAACAACGTGTGAGCCACCCTTGACCACAACAGTTTGCTTGGAGTGCGCACGCTCAGCCATGAATGCCAGGGCTTGAGGTGGGATGTTCTTGTCTTTGTCGCCGTAAACAAACCACGATGGAACGGTTTTCCAAGCTGGCGTGGTGGCTGCTTCATTCAAAGCAGCGACGGTGACAGGGCGCTGACCAGCAGCCATCAGCCGAGCATCAGCTTCGGATACATCGGCAGCAAACTGGTCGTGGAACTTATCTTGCTGGATGTAGAGATCTTTCCCACCGTCAGCAAGATCAACTGGTGCAGCTAGAGCAGATGCAAGAGTTCCGCCTGGGAAGCGCCCAGACAATTCCGCTGCCGTTTCGCCAGCCTCTGGCGCAAACGCTGCGACGAATACCAAGCTCTTCACGTTTGAGTTGCCATAAGCGGCTTCAGAAATCACAGGTCCACCGTACGAGTGACCGACAAGGACAACAGGCGTCTTGATGCTTTTGATGATGCTTGCAACGGACTGAGCGTCACTTGTAACACCACGCAGTGGATTCGCCGCTGCGATGACGGGGTAGCCGTCCTTTTCCAGAATTTTCACAACACCATTCCAGCTCGACGAATCAGCGAAAGCGCCGTGCACAAGGATCACTGTTGGCTTTACGTCAGCAGCGTGTGCAACGCTTGCGGCAGTGATGGCAGTTGCGAGAGCCAAACCCGAGAGGATCTTTTTCATTTGAATATCTACCAGTGAGGGGGGACGGCGGAATATGTATTGTGCGCTAATTAATCGCTCTAGTAATAATCGTGCAGCATGTAAAATATTTTGTCAATAGCTTGCGATTGAATCGCGCACGTAATAATTTGCTTTCCTAGGTAGCAAGGGAGAAGCAGGTGACCAAATTAAAAATTCCGGAAGACGATTTCGCGCCACTGGATGAGTTTTTATGCTTCACGATCTACTCAACGGGACATGCGCTTACGCAGTTCTACCGTCCGATATTGGAGGCAATAGGCCTAACGTATCCGCAGTATTTGCTGATGGTGGCGCTTTGGGCGAAGGATGATCAGATCATCAAGGATCTGGGTAGCAGGCTATTTCTGGAGTCGAGCACACTAACGCCATTAGTTAAGCGTATGGAAAGCGCGGGACTTATAAGCCGTTGCCGGGATCCAAAAGATGAGCGTCAGGTGCGGGTCAGACTGACGGACAAGGGCAGGACATTGAAGTCGGATGCACTCAAGGTTCCAGGCTGCATTCAGTCGGCAGTAGGGATGACAGCAGAAAATGTCATGGAGATTCAGGCTGCGGTTGCTGGTATCCGTGACCGGTTAATTGAGGGGAGATAACCTTATCTTGTTGGCGCTGATTGAAAATTGACCCACAAGGCATGCGGCAGGGTGTTTATGGTGCAGATCAAGACGGTTTATCGTCCTCGATACTCCTAGGGCACTTACCAACTGGTAAGTACTAGAAAAGCGCCTACCCATTATTCGACAATGACTTCTCAAAACGACCAGAGACTTAATGATCATGAATGGGCAAAACAATCTAGAATTTGCGCAGAACTTCTTACAAAAACTGGGTGCTGGAGACTCTCAAGCACTGGCGCATCTATTTGCTGAGGACGCGCGTTGGGAAATTGCGGGTGATGAGGGGGCACTGCCATGGCTTGGTAAAAAAACAGGCCGAGAGGCTATTGTTGACTTCGTAAGAGATACTGCGGCGTTGATAACAAGCGAGAGTCTCAACGTCCACGATATCCTTGCGAATGAGCATCGCGCATTGATACTTGGTGACCTTGCGTCAGTCGTAAAAGCCACGGGTAAACGTATTGAAACGTCATTTGTACTGGTGCTAGAGGTAGATGACGGATTGATTACGAGCTTTCGAATGTTGGAGGATAGCTTTACCGTATCCCAAGCCGCACGAGGCTAATAAATCTTCCTCATCGTCCGGCATATGGAAATGTCGGAGATGTTACATCCCCCGTCTCACTCTCCCAGGTGCTTCACCGTATATTTCCTTGAGTTCTTTGCTGAAAGCCGCTTGGGATTGATACCCGACTTAGGAAGTAATGTCGCTCAAACCCAAATGTGAATGGTTTAGCAGGTTGACCGCCAACTCCATTCGGACCTGAGTCAATAATACCCAAGGTGAAACTCCAGCCACCCGTACGAAGGCTAGCATAAACGTTGCGCGAGACATGCTTGCGGTTTCAGCGAGACCGTCAACGGTCCACTCATGCGCAGGATCCGCCAGCATGGACTGCCAATCGCGACCTAGCCGCTTATCAGACAGCAACGCCAAGGTGCATGTGTGTTGGCCATGGCTCGCGATGTGCGCGCGGAGGAATTTGACCTTAAAGTACTTTTAGCCCATGTCGATAAAGTAGGGACAAAAAAGGAGACTCTCATGGAAATCAATGCCACTACACGCGCTTCGACTAGAATCACAGAACCCGCAAATACTCCCAAGGCTGTGCCGAGCGAGGCTCCAGGTAACTCCGACCTATCGGCAGTTACCGAAGGTGTAAAAGTGACCTTGTCCGCTGAAGGGGCAGCGAAAGCGTCAAGTGAGAGTGAAAAAAATGCGGACATCGATGCTAGCAATCTGCCGGATGGTGTGAAAAAAATTCTCAAAGTGATCAGAGACATCCAAGAAAAAATTCAAAAGAAAATGGAGGAGTTGGATGCCATTAAGAACGATCACTCTCTGAGCGAAAAAGATCGTGAAGGAAAGGTTCAGGGCATTTTGGCGGAGTTAGGTATTCTCACTAGCCAGCTCACCACTACAACGAATGATCTGCACCGTACAGAAAACGAAATGAAGCTTTCGTCGTCGATGAAAAAACTTTCGAACTCCCTTTCAGCTCCGAGGGACTGACGCACAATGCCGCTGATTGACCCTTC is drawn from Pseudomonas sp. 31-12 and contains these coding sequences:
- a CDS encoding nuclear transport factor 2 family protein, with protein sequence MNGQNNLEFAQNFLQKLGAGDSQALAHLFAEDARWEIAGDEGALPWLGKKTGREAIVDFVRDTAALITSESLNVHDILANEHRALILGDLASVVKATGKRIETSFVLVLEVDDGLITSFRMLEDSFTVSQAARG
- a CDS encoding cyanophycinase → MSKVRKGRVLVALAIASSATSVLADGHLLAVGGMLRASNLPVYHKFVDLAGGAGAAKIVIFPTASGSLGSSKRFQAELVALGVPASHVTIASIDSKNYAQTMNNPEAVKPITEASAVWFVGGDQARIAKALFNADGSDSLAMQAVRKVYEQGGVIGGTSAGASILGAQMPTAYGVVMDTLDFGVAKSAGQRGAALLKGSGLFKAGIIDQHLDQLEETSTGRAARMASYLVGDQRGKGFGLDTNTAMWVKPDGQIEVIGEGYLTVMDASHATKQFGIYGTELHNVQLAMLGNGDHYNLSTNAVSPAEGKEVIKPGDEYLAGNQLITDLSAVAAMRRAVLYGLADNTATRQSGLMTRYNPSNGYHYGYRFDFTKAPGFVAHSKTYDSLTNYTAQGVSLDVTPVDAWLSPPQKNLPTDIPANQASDAVRAVVFRGLMTCNEANAFEPARAITRGELANTLQMTLAGEMKVDKRTVFTDLPADSPLSDQVGIVVSNGWMKSGPAFEANKPVTREEWVEAAKVLVAQGRVTTVVSDSHKGATVRRDEVAELISRAYGLGDKS
- a CDS encoding MarR family winged helix-turn-helix transcriptional regulator codes for the protein MTKLKIPEDDFAPLDEFLCFTIYSTGHALTQFYRPILEAIGLTYPQYLLMVALWAKDDQIIKDLGSRLFLESSTLTPLVKRMESAGLISRCRDPKDERQVRVRLTDKGRTLKSDALKVPGCIQSAVGMTAENVMEIQAAVAGIRDRLIEGR
- a CDS encoding alpha/beta fold hydrolase translates to MKKILSGLALATAITAASVAHAADVKPTVILVHGAFADSSSWNGVVKILEKDGYPVIAAANPLRGVTSDAQSVASIIKSIKTPVVLVGHSYGGPVISEAAYGNSNVKSLVFVAAFAPEAGETAAELSGRFPGGTLASALAAPVDLADGGKDLYIQQDKFHDQFAADVSEADARLMAAGQRPVTVAALNEAATTPAWKTVPSWFVYGDKDKNIPPQALAFMAERAHSKQTVVVKGGSHVVMVSNPKAVANLIEKAAK